One genomic window of Sphingomonas ginsengisoli An et al. 2013 includes the following:
- a CDS encoding PQQ-dependent sugar dehydrogenase — translation MTARLTLTLILSGALAACGSAEAVNPEDQIGPNPKLPAIQQYLIPPMKVGKVLGWKDGEHPVAPAGFTVTKFAGMLKNPRFLYPLPNGDVIAVESKDPGLEGINRPKDMIMGWFMSKAHGDVPGDGPSNRLVLLRDANGDGVAEARSVLVDHVNSPFGVVYRDGALYVAATDGVLRYPFTPGQTHIDAKPMMLTELPGGPIDHHWTKSLTISPDGSKLYATVGSNSNITENGLEAEKGRAAVWEIDRQTGASRIFASGLRNPNSPTFYPGTNTFWIVANERDELGQNLVPDYLTSVKEGAFYGWPYSYYGQHVDPRVRPQRPDMVAKAIPPDYALSSHVAALGLTFYTGASFPAQYRGGAFVGEHGSWDRDHYNGYKVAFVPFSGGKPSGKAVDFLTGFVAGDDVHGRPVGVAVDRTGALLVADDAGNTVWRVAPTAAPAPAPPQVASR, via the coding sequence ATGACTGCTCGCCTGACGCTCACCCTCATCCTGTCCGGCGCGCTGGCGGCCTGCGGTTCCGCCGAGGCGGTCAATCCGGAAGACCAGATCGGGCCCAACCCGAAGCTGCCCGCGATCCAGCAATATCTCATCCCGCCGATGAAGGTCGGCAAGGTGCTCGGCTGGAAGGACGGTGAGCATCCGGTCGCGCCGGCCGGCTTCACCGTGACGAAGTTCGCCGGGATGCTAAAGAACCCGCGCTTCCTTTATCCGTTGCCCAACGGCGACGTGATCGCGGTGGAGAGCAAGGATCCCGGTCTCGAGGGGATCAACCGGCCCAAGGACATGATCATGGGCTGGTTCATGAGCAAGGCGCATGGCGACGTGCCGGGCGACGGTCCGTCGAACCGGCTGGTCTTGCTGCGCGATGCCAATGGCGACGGCGTCGCCGAGGCGCGGTCGGTGCTGGTCGACCATGTCAATTCGCCGTTCGGGGTCGTCTATCGCGACGGCGCGCTTTACGTGGCGGCGACCGACGGGGTGCTCCGCTATCCGTTCACGCCCGGCCAGACGCATATCGATGCCAAGCCGATGATGCTGACCGAGTTGCCGGGCGGGCCGATCGATCACCATTGGACCAAGAGCCTGACGATCAGCCCCGACGGGTCGAAGCTCTATGCGACCGTCGGCTCCAACAGCAACATTACCGAGAATGGGCTCGAGGCCGAGAAGGGCCGCGCCGCGGTGTGGGAGATCGACCGCCAAACCGGCGCTTCTCGCATTTTTGCCAGCGGCCTGCGCAACCCGAATAGCCCCACCTTCTACCCGGGTACGAACACGTTCTGGATCGTCGCCAACGAGCGAGACGAACTCGGCCAGAATCTCGTCCCCGACTATCTGACGTCGGTGAAGGAGGGCGCCTTTTACGGTTGGCCGTACAGCTATTACGGCCAGCACGTCGATCCGCGGGTACGACCGCAGCGGCCCGACATGGTCGCCAAGGCGATCCCGCCCGACTACGCGCTGAGCAGCCACGTCGCGGCGCTCGGGCTGACCTTCTACACCGGCGCCAGCTTCCCGGCTCAATATCGTGGCGGTGCCTTCGTCGGTGAGCATGGCAGCTGGGACCGCGACCATTACAACGGCTACAAGGTGGCGTTCGTCCCCTTCAGCGGCGGCAAGCCCAGCGGTAAGGCGGTCGACTTCCTGACCGGCTTCGTCGCGGGTGACGACGTGCATGGCCGCCCGGTGGGCGTCGCGGTCGACCGGACCGGCGCGCTGCTGGTCGCGGACGACGCCGGCAACACCGTGTGGCGGGTCGCGCCGACGGCGGCGCCGGCACCCGCGCCGCCGCAGGTCGCCAGCCGCTAG
- the purN gene encoding phosphoribosylglycinamide formyltransferase yields MADKARVVILISGAGSNMAALIYAARADDCPYEVVLVSGDNPDAPGLQLAEAEGIKVARLPRPDKGNRAHFFADLDATLRDAEVDLVALAGFMRILPAEFVERWTGRLLNIHPSLLPNYRGLDTHARALAAGDRDAGCSVHFVTAEVDAGEILGQVKVAVLPDDTPDTLAARVRIAEHQLFPRILGEVAARPLDAGWIEARVDALAAALPEVGRKTSHGAPGWAVGREKTAKLFAIIADHHHGEDTVGLLVKASGADEMTGLIEARPDHYYWPKYYGASGWLGLRLSRRDVDWDEVGEWLERSWRAAAPPRLTKFLRVADEF; encoded by the coding sequence ATGGCTGACAAGGCCCGCGTCGTCATTCTGATCTCGGGCGCGGGCAGCAACATGGCGGCGCTGATCTACGCCGCGCGCGCCGACGATTGCCCTTACGAAGTCGTGCTGGTCAGCGGCGACAATCCCGACGCGCCCGGCCTCCAGCTGGCCGAGGCCGAGGGAATAAAAGTCGCCCGCCTGCCCCGCCCCGACAAAGGCAATCGCGCGCACTTCTTCGCCGATCTCGACGCGACGCTGCGCGATGCCGAGGTCGATCTCGTCGCGCTCGCCGGCTTCATGCGCATCCTCCCCGCTGAGTTCGTCGAGCGCTGGACCGGCCGGCTCCTCAACATTCACCCCTCGCTGCTGCCGAACTATCGCGGGCTCGACACCCATGCCCGCGCGCTCGCAGCGGGCGACCGCGACGCCGGCTGCTCGGTCCATTTCGTCACGGCGGAGGTCGATGCAGGAGAGATCCTTGGCCAGGTGAAGGTCGCGGTTCTGCCCGACGATACGCCCGACACCCTCGCCGCCCGCGTCCGCATCGCCGAGCACCAGCTCTTCCCGCGGATCCTCGGCGAAGTTGCCGCGCGCCCGCTCGACGCCGGCTGGATCGAGGCCCGCGTCGACGCGCTCGCCGCCGCGCTACCCGAGGTCGGCCGCAAGACCAGCCACGGCGCCCCCGGCTGGGCCGTCGGCCGGGAGAAGACCGCCAAGCTGTTCGCCATCATCGCCGACCACCATCATGGCGAGGACACCGTCGGCCTGCTGGTCAAAGCCAGCGGCGCGGACGAGATGACCGGGCTGATCGAGGCTCGCCCCGATCACTATTACTGGCCCAAATATTATGGCGCGAGCGGCTGGCTCGGCCTTCGGCTCAGCCGCCGCGACGTCGACTGGGACGAGGTCGGCGAGTGGCTCGAGCGGAGCTGGCGCGCCGCGGCCCCGCCGCGACTCACCAAATTCCTCCGCGTCGCCGACGAGTTCTAG
- the purM gene encoding phosphoribosylformylglycinamidine cyclo-ligase: MGLTYEQAGVNIAAGNALVKAIGPLAKSTRRPGADAELGGFGGFFDLKAAGFTDPILVAANDGVGTKLKLAIDTGQHGGVGIDLVAMCANDLLVQGAEPLFFLDYFATGKLDNAVAEAVVASIADGCRQAGCALIGGETAEMPGMYAAGDYDLAGFCVGAVERGQQLTGEDFAPGDLILGLASSGVHSNGFSLVRRLIADNGWKLDRPARFDPDRLLGDLLLEPTRIYVKSLLPEVRGGRIKGLAHITGGGLLENIPRVLSNGVHAAVDADAWPLPPLFAWLQAGGSIEPGELARTFNCGIGMVAIVAADDATPVTAALTAAGEQVFTVGRIEVGERGCTVSGSAETWSARAPWSATYHHG; this comes from the coding sequence ATGGGGCTGACCTACGAACAGGCCGGGGTGAATATCGCCGCCGGCAATGCCTTGGTGAAGGCGATCGGACCGCTGGCGAAGAGCACGCGACGACCCGGAGCGGACGCCGAACTCGGCGGCTTCGGCGGCTTCTTCGATCTGAAGGCGGCAGGCTTCACCGACCCGATCCTGGTCGCCGCCAACGATGGCGTCGGGACCAAATTGAAGCTGGCGATCGACACCGGCCAGCATGGCGGGGTCGGGATCGACCTCGTCGCGATGTGCGCCAACGATCTTCTCGTTCAGGGCGCCGAGCCACTGTTCTTCCTCGACTATTTCGCGACCGGAAAGCTCGACAACGCCGTCGCCGAAGCGGTGGTCGCCTCGATCGCCGACGGCTGCCGTCAGGCAGGCTGCGCGCTGATCGGCGGCGAAACCGCCGAGATGCCGGGCATGTACGCCGCCGGCGACTACGACCTCGCCGGCTTCTGCGTCGGCGCTGTCGAGCGCGGGCAGCAACTCACTGGTGAGGATTTTGCCCCAGGCGACCTGATTCTCGGCCTCGCCAGCTCGGGCGTCCATTCGAACGGCTTCAGCCTCGTCCGCCGCCTGATCGCCGACAATGGGTGGAAGCTCGACCGCCCGGCCCGCTTCGACCCCGACCGGCTCCTCGGTGATTTGCTGCTCGAGCCGACCCGCATCTATGTGAAGAGCCTGCTGCCCGAGGTTCGCGGCGGCCGGATCAAGGGCCTCGCCCACATCACCGGCGGCGGGCTGCTCGAGAACATCCCGCGCGTCCTTTCCAACGGCGTGCATGCGGCGGTCGACGCCGATGCCTGGCCGCTCCCGCCGCTTTTCGCCTGGTTGCAGGCCGGCGGCAGCATCGAGCCGGGCGAGTTGGCCCGCACCTTCAACTGCGGGATCGGAATGGTCGCGATCGTCGCCGCCGATGACGCCACCCCAGTGACCGCCGCCCTCACCGCCGCCGGCGAGCAGGTCTTCACCGTGGGACGAATCGAGGTTGGCGAGCGCGGATGCACCGTCAGCGGCTCGGCCGAGACATGGAGCGCCCGCGCCCCTTGGTCCGCCACCTACCACCATGGCTGA
- a CDS encoding heavy-metal-associated domain-containing protein: protein MLRRQVRLLLAALALLGVAGGAVLYAQLESGDRGILPLDSSNTLEIGGIKVDVAGKTADEARYAGWRIAQREGFKALWAKAHGAPLSDAPNLPDSTLDGLVSSIIVESEQIGPTRYIATLGVLFDRARASELLGVAGPVRRSAPLLLVPITVTAGTATSVEVRNAWQRAWAEFRTSNSPIDYVRVSGMGTDPLLVNAAQSDRPGRGWWRNIVDQYGAADILVAEVQLRRVYPGGPATGTFSGYFGADRKPLGSFTLTAQNSAGLQDMMNRGVQQMDALFARWQAAGELAPDRSLLPPPLPPAPIEELPAAKPAEQAERVIQIFVTSPYSPVGWLRSIPGVTNVQEFGAKILAVTYKGTQAQLAAALNSRGWQTDTAADGVFRITGYRAAPVAPRPGAPAPPPANAAPGNSVQSAPGRPGGA, encoded by the coding sequence ATGCTTCGCCGTCAGGTCCGTCTGCTTCTCGCCGCGCTCGCGCTCCTGGGAGTCGCGGGTGGGGCGGTGCTCTACGCGCAGCTCGAAAGCGGCGATCGTGGGATTCTTCCGCTCGACAGCTCGAACACGTTGGAAATCGGCGGGATCAAGGTCGACGTCGCCGGCAAGACCGCCGACGAAGCGCGCTATGCCGGCTGGCGGATCGCGCAGCGCGAGGGTTTCAAGGCTTTGTGGGCGAAAGCGCACGGCGCGCCGCTCAGCGACGCGCCCAACCTGCCCGACAGCACGCTCGACGGGCTGGTGAGTTCGATCATCGTCGAATCGGAGCAGATCGGGCCGACTCGCTACATCGCCACTTTGGGCGTGCTGTTCGACAGGGCCCGCGCGAGCGAGCTGCTCGGGGTCGCCGGGCCGGTGAGGCGCTCGGCGCCGTTGCTGCTGGTGCCCATCACGGTCACCGCCGGAACCGCAACCAGCGTCGAGGTCCGCAACGCCTGGCAGCGCGCCTGGGCCGAGTTTCGCACCTCCAACAGCCCGATCGACTATGTCCGCGTCTCGGGCATGGGGACGGATCCGCTGCTGGTGAATGCGGCGCAGAGCGACCGGCCCGGGCGCGGCTGGTGGCGCAATATCGTCGACCAATATGGCGCGGCCGATATCCTGGTCGCCGAGGTCCAGCTGCGCCGGGTCTATCCGGGTGGGCCGGCGACCGGCACCTTCAGCGGCTATTTCGGCGCCGACCGAAAGCCGCTCGGCAGCTTCACTTTGACCGCCCAGAACAGCGCGGGCTTGCAGGACATGATGAACCGCGGCGTCCAGCAGATGGATGCGCTGTTCGCCCGCTGGCAGGCGGCCGGCGAGCTTGCGCCCGACCGCAGCCTGCTGCCGCCGCCGCTACCGCCGGCGCCGATCGAGGAGCTGCCGGCGGCCAAGCCGGCCGAGCAGGCGGAGCGGGTCATCCAGATCTTCGTTACCAGCCCTTATTCGCCGGTCGGCTGGCTGCGCTCGATCCCGGGCGTGACCAATGTCCAGGAATTCGGCGCCAAGATCCTCGCGGTGACCTACAAGGGCACGCAGGCGCAGCTTGCCGCTGCGCTCAACAGCCGCGGATGGCAGACTGACACGGCGGCCGACGGCGTGTTCCGGATTACGGGCTACCGCGCCGCGCCGGTCGCGCCGCGACCCGGTGCGCCGGCCCCGCCCCCGGCCAACGCCGCGCCGGGGAACAGCGTCCAGTCCGCGCCGGGACGGCCGGGAGGGGCGTGA
- a CDS encoding HdaA/DnaA family protein, with product MPATDQIALPLDWPQGSDDRRFIVGEANRAAFEHFQRWSMWPVKATILTGPRRSGRSLLARNFVARVGGRLFDDAQRHDEEALFHAWNQAQESGRPLVMVADAAPPAWSPTLPDLRTRLAVTPVIAIEPPDDELYAALIQRLFADRGLHLPAEALRYVVMRVARDYWTAERVVEAIDRYAIAERARLSIPTVRRALVSAGLIDGGSQ from the coding sequence ATGCCGGCCACCGACCAGATCGCGCTTCCGCTCGACTGGCCGCAAGGAAGCGACGACCGCCGCTTCATCGTCGGCGAGGCGAACCGCGCCGCCTTCGAGCATTTCCAGCGGTGGAGCATGTGGCCGGTCAAGGCGACGATCCTGACTGGGCCGCGGCGCTCTGGTCGTTCGCTGCTGGCGCGCAACTTCGTCGCGCGGGTCGGCGGACGGCTGTTCGACGATGCGCAGCGGCATGACGAAGAGGCGTTGTTCCATGCCTGGAATCAGGCGCAGGAGAGCGGCCGGCCGCTGGTGATGGTGGCCGATGCGGCGCCTCCCGCCTGGTCGCCTACGTTGCCGGACCTGCGGACCCGGCTGGCGGTCACCCCGGTGATCGCGATCGAGCCGCCCGATGATGAACTGTATGCCGCGCTCATCCAGCGGCTGTTCGCCGACCGCGGCTTGCACCTTCCGGCCGAGGCGCTGCGTTACGTCGTGATGCGGGTGGCGCGCGATTATTGGACCGCGGAGCGGGTGGTCGAGGCGATCGACCGCTACGCCATCGCCGAGCGAGCGCGGCTGAGCATCCCGACCGTGCGCCGGGCGCTGGTCAGCGCCGGCCTGATCGACGGTGGCAGCCAGTGA
- a CDS encoding RNA degradosome polyphosphate kinase, translating into MNAPAEIVVEQPPKERRYFNRELSWLAFNRRVLEEAANPQHPLLERLRFLSISGSNLDEFFSVRVAGLKEQQLEGVEQLSYDGLTATQQLEMVRVEADTLVAEQQRTWLELRGLLAKEKVDAVMPADLSADEQEHLRDYLREQIVPVLTPQAIDPSHPFPFIPNLGFSLIFAMVDSADRESVNEVVMIPASVPRFIRLPGKKLRLVAIDDAVGAHLDLLFPGFELLGAGAFRVLRDTDIEIEEDAEDLVRTFRSAIKERRRGRVIRLEFSSGTPVDLEDLVRAGLKAEHAIIAESSGFIGVTDLEALVELDRPDLKFAPYVPRLPERIQEHGGDCFAAIRTKDIIVHHPYESFDVVVAFLRQAAADPDVIAIKQTLYRAGKQSAIIDALVAAAEAGKSVTAVVELKARFDEEQNILWASRLERAGVQVVYGFVDWKTHAKVSMVVRREGNLFRTYCHFGTGNYHPVTAKVYTDLSFFTASRRAARDAGKLFNFISGYVAPKGLELLTISPRGLREKLDGLIGTEIANAKAGKPAAIWAKMNSLVDPRTIDRLYEASQAGVSIDLIIRGICCLRPGVPGVSENIRVKSIIGRFLEHSRIWAFANGARLPHRKAKVFISSADWMPRNFDRRVEVAVPVENPTVHAQVLDQVMVANLIDNEQSWTLDPTGKYTRVKTGRKAFNLHTYFMTNPSLSGRGHALEGKKVPKLRLDQGG; encoded by the coding sequence GTGAACGCCCCGGCGGAGATCGTCGTCGAGCAGCCGCCCAAGGAGCGGCGCTACTTCAACCGCGAATTGAGCTGGCTGGCATTCAATCGCCGGGTGCTCGAGGAGGCAGCCAACCCGCAGCATCCGTTGCTCGAGCGGCTGCGCTTCCTGTCGATCAGCGGGTCTAATCTCGACGAATTCTTTTCCGTCCGCGTCGCGGGCCTCAAGGAACAGCAGCTCGAGGGCGTCGAGCAGTTGAGCTACGACGGCCTGACCGCCACCCAGCAACTCGAGATGGTGCGGGTCGAGGCCGACACGCTGGTCGCCGAGCAGCAACGCACCTGGCTCGAATTGCGCGGCCTTCTCGCCAAGGAAAAGGTCGACGCGGTGATGCCGGCGGACCTCTCCGCCGACGAGCAGGAGCATCTGCGCGACTATCTTCGCGAGCAGATCGTCCCGGTGCTGACGCCGCAGGCGATCGACCCCTCGCACCCATTCCCCTTCATTCCCAATCTCGGCTTCAGCCTCATTTTCGCGATGGTCGATTCGGCCGATCGCGAGTCGGTCAACGAAGTGGTGATGATCCCCGCCTCGGTCCCGCGCTTCATCCGCTTGCCGGGCAAGAAGCTGCGGCTGGTGGCGATCGACGATGCGGTCGGCGCGCATCTCGACCTGTTGTTTCCGGGCTTCGAATTGCTCGGCGCGGGCGCCTTCCGGGTGCTCCGCGATACCGACATCGAGATCGAGGAAGACGCCGAGGACCTGGTCCGCACTTTCCGCTCGGCGATCAAGGAACGGCGGCGGGGGCGGGTGATCCGGCTCGAATTCTCCTCCGGTACCCCGGTCGATCTCGAAGACCTCGTCCGCGCTGGCCTAAAGGCCGAGCATGCGATCATCGCCGAAAGCAGCGGCTTCATCGGGGTTACCGATCTCGAAGCGCTGGTCGAGCTCGATCGTCCCGACCTCAAGTTCGCCCCCTATGTCCCGCGTCTGCCCGAGCGGATCCAGGAGCATGGCGGCGACTGCTTCGCGGCGATCCGCACCAAGGACATCATCGTCCATCATCCGTACGAAAGCTTCGACGTGGTGGTCGCTTTCCTTCGCCAGGCGGCGGCGGACCCCGATGTCATCGCCATCAAACAGACGCTCTACCGGGCAGGCAAGCAGTCGGCGATCATCGACGCGCTGGTCGCCGCGGCCGAGGCCGGCAAGTCGGTGACCGCGGTGGTCGAATTGAAGGCCCGCTTCGACGAGGAACAGAACATCCTGTGGGCGTCACGGCTTGAACGCGCGGGCGTGCAGGTCGTCTACGGTTTCGTCGACTGGAAGACCCACGCCAAAGTGTCGATGGTGGTGCGCCGCGAGGGCAATCTATTCCGCACCTACTGTCACTTCGGGACAGGCAACTATCATCCGGTCACCGCCAAGGTGTACACCGACCTCAGCTTCTTCACTGCCAGCCGGCGGGCGGCGCGCGACGCGGGCAAGTTGTTCAACTTCATCTCGGGCTATGTCGCGCCCAAGGGCCTCGAACTGCTGACCATCAGCCCGCGCGGCCTGCGCGAGAAGCTCGACGGGCTGATCGGGACCGAGATCGCCAATGCCAAGGCGGGCAAGCCGGCGGCGATCTGGGCCAAGATGAACAGCCTGGTCGATCCCCGGACGATCGACCGGCTGTACGAGGCAAGCCAGGCCGGGGTCAGCATCGACCTCATCATCCGGGGCATCTGCTGCCTCCGGCCCGGCGTTCCCGGGGTATCGGAGAACATCCGCGTCAAGTCGATCATCGGCCGCTTCCTCGAGCACAGCCGAATCTGGGCGTTCGCTAACGGCGCTCGGCTGCCGCATCGCAAGGCCAAGGTGTTCATCTCCTCGGCCGACTGGATGCCGCGCAACTTCGACCGGCGCGTCGAGGTCGCGGTGCCGGTCGAGAACCCAACCGTCCATGCCCAGGTGCTCGACCAGGTGATGGTCGCCAACCTCATCGACAATGAGCAGAGCTGGACGCTCGATCCGACCGGCAAGTACACGCGGGTCAAGACGGGGCGGAAGGCCTTCAACCTTCACACCTACTTCATGACCAACCCCTCGCTGTCCGGTCGCGGCCATGCGCTCGAGGGCAAGAAGGTCCCCAAGCTGCGGCTGGACCAGGGAGGCTGA
- a CDS encoding Ppx/GppA family phosphatase yields MPVKSDFGPVGIIDIGSNSVRFVAYGGSERLPSMLFNEKVMAGLGRGLAETGELSEPAMDTAIEALARFRLLAKEMKLAKVHAVATAAVRDASNAAVFLARARKAGIEPKVIPGEEEARLSALGVISAIPQARGVVADLGGGSLELTPIADGQPGPGVSLPIGVLRLGDKASARSVAATLKKGVPKAIVEAASGGNLYLVGGSFRAFASLDLTLSDHPLPIVHQHGMTPQRVRDLRNLVRSTSIEALRAQVGVSTSRLQTLPAAAAVLDAACRVLQPTRVVTSAFGLREGILYDDLTAARRREDPLLVAALEAGERLGRFGDHGALLDRWIAPLFPDDNLPAARLRLAACFLADVAWNAHPDFRAEWAVDMGLHGNWVGIDAEGRTILGRTLNAAFGGDVFDPALGELVEERVLEHADRWGSAIRLAQRLSGGTASLLKRARIGVTDGHLVLSLKRSDSSLYSEAVRKRFKQLAVMLGLDPVLELA; encoded by the coding sequence ATGCCGGTCAAGAGCGACTTCGGACCGGTGGGGATCATCGACATCGGGTCGAACAGCGTGCGCTTTGTCGCCTACGGCGGGTCGGAGCGGCTGCCCTCGATGCTGTTCAACGAGAAAGTCATGGCCGGGCTTGGGCGCGGCCTGGCGGAGACGGGCGAGCTGAGCGAACCCGCGATGGACACGGCGATCGAGGCGCTCGCGCGCTTTCGGCTGCTCGCGAAGGAAATGAAGCTCGCCAAGGTGCATGCGGTGGCGACGGCGGCGGTCCGCGATGCGAGCAACGCGGCCGTCTTCCTCGCCCGCGCGCGCAAGGCGGGGATCGAGCCCAAGGTCATTCCGGGCGAGGAGGAGGCGCGGCTGTCGGCGCTGGGCGTGATCTCGGCGATCCCCCAGGCGCGCGGGGTGGTCGCCGATCTTGGCGGCGGCAGTCTCGAATTGACCCCGATCGCCGACGGCCAGCCGGGACCGGGCGTGTCGCTGCCGATCGGGGTGCTCCGGCTGGGCGACAAGGCCAGCGCGCGCAGCGTCGCCGCGACCCTCAAGAAGGGCGTGCCCAAGGCGATCGTCGAGGCCGCGAGTGGCGGCAATCTCTATCTCGTCGGCGGGTCGTTCCGGGCGTTCGCTTCGCTCGACCTCACCCTCTCCGACCATCCGCTGCCGATCGTCCATCAGCATGGGATGACGCCGCAACGGGTGCGCGACTTGCGCAACCTGGTCCGTTCAACCTCGATCGAGGCGTTGCGGGCCCAGGTCGGCGTGTCGACCTCGCGCCTGCAGACCCTGCCCGCAGCGGCGGCCGTCCTCGACGCCGCCTGCCGGGTGCTCCAGCCGACGCGCGTGGTCACCAGCGCCTTCGGACTGCGCGAGGGCATCCTCTACGACGACCTGACCGCCGCGCGGCGGCGCGAGGATCCACTGTTGGTGGCGGCGCTCGAAGCGGGCGAGCGGCTGGGCCGGTTCGGCGACCATGGCGCCTTGCTCGACCGCTGGATCGCGCCCTTGTTCCCTGACGACAATCTGCCCGCCGCGCGGCTGCGGCTGGCGGCGTGCTTCCTCGCCGATGTCGCTTGGAACGCACACCCCGACTTCCGCGCCGAGTGGGCGGTCGACATGGGGCTGCACGGTAATTGGGTCGGGATCGACGCCGAAGGGCGGACGATCCTCGGCCGGACGCTCAACGCCGCCTTCGGTGGCGACGTGTTTGATCCCGCACTGGGCGAGCTGGTCGAGGAAAGGGTGCTCGAGCACGCCGACCGCTGGGGCTCGGCGATCCGACTGGCGCAGCGGCTGAGCGGTGGGACCGCCAGCCTGCTCAAGCGCGCGCGGATCGGCGTGACCGACGGGCATCTCGTGCTGTCGCTCAAGCGGAGCGATTCGAGCCTTTATTCGGAGGCCGTTCGCAAGCGGTTCAAGCAACTTGCCGTGATGCTCGGCCTCGATCCGGTGCTCGAGCTGGCCTAG
- a CDS encoding I78 family peptidase inhibitor, whose product MTRRLAVPLIALLLGGCVTLFDPGSPPKASCSADELTDYVGKTATAKLGEDIMQAAGAKMLQWLQPGQAATMDFRGDRLRVQLDANNKVVSARCG is encoded by the coding sequence ATGACCCGTCGCCTCGCCGTCCCGCTGATCGCACTGCTGCTCGGCGGCTGTGTCACCCTGTTCGACCCGGGCTCGCCGCCCAAGGCAAGCTGCTCGGCTGACGAACTGACCGACTATGTCGGCAAGACCGCCACCGCCAAGCTCGGCGAGGACATCATGCAGGCCGCGGGCGCCAAGATGCTGCAATGGCTGCAACCCGGGCAGGCGGCGACGATGGACTTCCGCGGCGACCGGCTGCGGGTCCAGCTCGACGCTAACAACAAGGTCGTCTCGGCCCGCTGCGGCTAG
- the rnd gene encoding ribonuclease D → MQIHPLITDSATLAALIERLATHDFVAVDTEFMRENSYWPDLCLLQIASPEEAAAIDPKADGLDLQPLWDLLVDNEDVLKVFHAGGQDVEIVVNLTGKVPHPLFDTQVAAMALGYGEQVGYSNLIESMLGHTLDKGARFTDWSRRPLDKRQIDYAIGDVTHLATIFPKMVAKLKRTNRGQWLDEEMERLADLSSFVFAPEEAWKRLKLPSRNPTVLGRLKAIAAWREVEARGKNLPRGRIIKDDTLNELAAHPPKNQDDLGKVRGLSAGWRNNDIGARLMQAIAAAKPLEPDELPDREPRRPGLTKDGALVSDLLKLLLKIRAKEAGVAPKLIARSDELEALAAGVRKGLAILTGWRFEEFGRDALALVEGRLAFAIEDGKLKMTRTLETAE, encoded by the coding sequence ATGCAGATTCACCCACTTATCACCGACAGCGCTACCCTTGCCGCGCTGATCGAGCGCCTCGCCACTCACGACTTCGTCGCCGTCGACACCGAGTTCATGCGCGAGAACAGCTACTGGCCCGACCTGTGCCTGCTCCAGATCGCCTCGCCCGAAGAGGCCGCGGCGATCGATCCCAAGGCCGACGGACTCGACCTTCAGCCGCTTTGGGACCTGCTGGTCGACAATGAGGACGTCCTCAAGGTCTTCCACGCCGGCGGCCAGGACGTCGAGATCGTGGTCAACCTGACCGGCAAGGTGCCGCACCCGCTGTTCGACACGCAGGTGGCGGCAATGGCCTTGGGCTATGGCGAGCAGGTCGGCTACTCGAACCTCATCGAATCCATGCTCGGCCACACGCTCGACAAGGGCGCGCGCTTCACCGACTGGAGCCGGCGGCCGCTCGACAAGCGCCAGATCGATTATGCGATCGGCGACGTCACGCACCTCGCCACCATTTTCCCCAAGATGGTCGCCAAGCTGAAGCGTACCAACCGCGGCCAATGGCTCGACGAGGAGATGGAGCGGCTGGCCGACCTGTCCTCCTTCGTCTTCGCGCCCGAGGAGGCGTGGAAGCGCCTCAAGCTGCCCAGCCGCAATCCGACCGTGCTCGGCCGCCTCAAGGCGATCGCTGCCTGGCGCGAGGTCGAGGCCCGCGGCAAGAACCTGCCGCGCGGGCGGATCATCAAGGACGACACGCTCAACGAGCTCGCTGCCCACCCGCCCAAAAATCAGGACGATCTCGGCAAGGTCCGCGGGCTGTCGGCAGGCTGGCGCAACAACGACATCGGCGCACGCCTGATGCAGGCGATCGCCGCCGCCAAGCCGCTCGAGCCCGACGAACTGCCCGATCGCGAGCCGCGCCGACCGGGCCTGACCAAGGATGGCGCGCTGGTCAGCGACCTCCTGAAGCTCCTCCTCAAGATCCGCGCCAAGGAAGCCGGGGTCGCGCCCAAGCTGATCGCCCGTTCGGATGAGCTGGAGGCGCTCGCCGCCGGGGTGCGCAAAGGCCTGGCGATCCTCACCGGCTGGCGGTTCGAGGAATTCGGCCGCGATGCGCTCGCCTTGGTCGAAGGCCGCCTCGCCTTCGCGATCGAGGACGGCAAATTGAAGATGACCCGCACGCTGGAGACCGCCGAATGA